The Chryseobacterium sp. G0186 genome includes the window GTGTACCAGTTGTAATGGATGAGTTAGCCATTATAGCTTTGAAAGTTCAACGCATGCCTTCAGAAAATATCCCATTCTATGATCCTAGAAATGCAAACTACATGAATGTGGTTACCGCTTCTTCTCATGATAGTTCAACATTAAGACAGTGGTGGAAAGAAGATCCTGCTTTAACTCAAAGATATTTTAATCAACAGTTGATTCAATATGGAAAAGCTCCCAGCGAATTAACTCCCGATTTAGCAGAGATTATTATGAAGCAGCATTTATACAATGAATCTATGTTAGCAATTTTCCCAATTCAGGAGTTCCTTGCAACAGATGCTGCACTTTCCAATAAGAAAATAGATAACGAAAGGATCAATAACCCTGCGGTTTTTCCTCATTATTGGCGTTATAGAATGCATATCAAGCTGGAGGATCTAAAAAAGCAAGAAAGATTCAATGAAAAGATAGCTTGCTGGATAAAAGACAGTGGGAGAGTGTAAATTTAACACTTGATTATCAGTTAGTTAATTATAATTTAAAAGAAGTTTAATCTTAAGATTTAACTTCTTTTTTTTATTTGTATCAAAAAGATAGAATTAAGATATTCTGCTATATATTAACCAATTAACAACTGTAGAGATGAAAAAAATATTTTTGGGATTAGCTTTTGGGGTGGGCGTTTTGACGTCGGCTCAGCAATATCCGAATAATGGTTGGGGAGACGATGGTTATTATCAGAATGGAAATGGCTATTATAATGATCAGGATGACAGGAATAATTTCCCAGATGATTATTACTATAACTACCCTCAGGATTATTACCCAAGTGATTATTATCAAAGCTATTATAACGACTATAGAAATAGTATCATTAATATTGACTGGAATGGTTTCTTTGTACAGAGCAGATTAAACCGTTGGCAGGTAGATCAGATTATCAGATTGAATAATCTATATGCCAGTTTTACATCTTGGGATAATTTCTATCGATACAACCCAGACAGATGGTATTATGACAGGTTTTATGCCTTGGAAAGAATTATGGGACCAAGAGTATTTGTAGTGTTCCAGAACAATTATTATCGTGGAAGCAGTCCTATTGTATACTTCCAGAACTATAGAAGAACATACTATGTACCGAGATATACTGTAATGCCAAGATATAGAAATATAAACATCAATATTTACAGAGTAGACCGGTCAAGGTTCCGTAGAGTGGACAATCCTACTTTTGATGTGATTAGGAATAATAACAGACCAGATAATGGATTCAGAAATAATGGATTTGGACATGAGGGATCTGTAAATGGTGGTTTCCGTAGACAAGAAAATACCAGAAGAAGTGAGAACTCAGGTTTCAGAAATGAAAATACCGGAGGTTTTAGAGGAAATGCAGATAACAGTGGTTTCCGAGGGAATTCAGAAAGAAGTGGAGGTTTCAGAAACAATAATGATGGAGGATTTAGAGGGAATAATGAAGCAAGAAGAGAAACAGCTCCGTCAAGAGAAAATAATGGTGGGTTCAGAGGAAATGGAGGCGGTTTCAGACAGAAATCAGAAAGTCCTGCTCCTAGCCAGCAAAACCGTAGCAATAACGGGGGCTTTAGAGGAAGCTTAGTAAGGAATTAATTTTCATATATTATATTTAAGTGGTGTGAAGGACAGGTTTTTATAATCTGTCCTTTTTTTTGCATTATAAATGATTTATTTATGTTAAAATTTAACATTATTTATGAATGTGTTAATTTAACTTGTGTTTTATTTACTAATCAAAAAGGTATAATAACAATTAATTAAATTTTAAAAAGATGAAAAAATTAGTTTTAGCAATAGCATTTATCGGTATGGGAAGTTTTGCAATGGCACAACAGACAACAGCTCCACAGGACAGAGAAGCCAGAAAAGCAGAAATGCAACAAAAAATGCAGCAAAGAGAGCAGGAACATTTAGCTCAAATGCAAAAAGACCTTAATCTTAACCAGTCACAAGTAGCTCAGGTAAAGGCATTACAGGAAAAAAGAAAAGCTGAAATGAAAGCCGAGTTTGAAAAACATAAAGAAGTAAGACAGGCTAAAATGGAAGAGATGAAAGCCAAAAGAGCACAGATGGATGCTGACATGAAAAAAATACTTACTCCTGAACAATATGATAAATGGCAGGCTGACAGAAAGGCTAAGATGGAGCAGAAAAGAATGGCAATGAAAGATAAAAGAATGATGAAAAAGCCGATGAATACTGCTGCTCCAGAAGTAAAATAACATATTGTAATTTTAATTTTTTAATGTATAAAGGATGGATGTTTTTCCATCCTTTTTGTATTAATTTTCCGTAAAACTTTTGATTTCGGGCTTTTATTCCCTATTTTTGACTATAAATTTAATACTTATGGTTAGCGAAAAAATTGCAAAATTAATTAACGAACAAATTGCCCACGAACAATACGCCGCTCAATATTATCTTTCAATGTCTGCATGGTTTTCCGGAAAAGATCTTGACGGAATTGCCAACTACTTCAGAGTACAAAGCAAAGAAGAATTGATGCATGCAGATAAAATGTTTGATTATTTGAATGATGTAGGCGGAGAAATTATCATCGGGGAGATTGCAAAACCTCCACATGAGTTTGAAAACGCAACAGATATTTTCGAAAAGGCATTAGCGCATGAAAAAACTGTAACTAAAAGTATTTTCAATATTGTAAAGAATGCAAACGAAGAAGGAGATTTTGCAACAACATCTTTTATGCAGTGGTTTATTAATGAGCAGGTAGAAGAAGAGGCAAGCGCTTCTCAGTATGTAACAAAGATCAAAATGGTTTGCGATAACCCATCTGCATTATACCTTTTTGACCAGGAATTGGCACAGAGAGTATTTACTCCAGATCCAACTGCTTAAATTGAAACATTTTCAATAATATAAAACCGCTCTTCCTTAGAATAGCGGTTTTTTTGTTTTTAGGGACAGCATCAAGGATGAGTTGTGGTATAATAAAATTCTGCTTTCTTAGGCTTCTATCCAATGTTTTTAATAGCCTGTGCACTATTGATGGTAAACAAGGTGAAGACTGAAATAATTGACAATAGATATAAAAAAGACAAAATTAGGAGGCCCTTTCTGAATGGCTTTTCTTTCCATAGAAAGTAGGTCTGTATGAAGAAAATGGCAGGATATACTAATGTAACTACAGAGAAGAATGCAAAAAGACACGTCATCGTTAACGAGAATATTCCCTTGAGGTCAATTATTTCAATATTTCGGTTAAAGAGTGCATGGGCAGATGGAGTCCTATAATAGATAAATGTCAGAATAATAAATACAGTGAAGCCTGTCAACTGGATGTTGAATAATATCTTTCGGTTTTTAGAATGTAATTTTTCATAGCTTTCGAAAGCTTACTTCTTCGGTCTTCGTCTCAGTATTCGGACAACAGAAATAAAAGTTACAGCCCCTATGATTATACTTAAGAATAGGGCTTTTGCTACATTTTCAGTAGGCATATACTTATGGCCCTCAGGGGTTACCGGCGGATCTATATGATCCGTAATATTGTAAATGGCTACCGATGAAAGAGCCATCATAAGAACACTTATGACAAAAGAGATAAAATATATTTTCATGGTTATCCGTAATCTCTTTATCCATCCCAATTAATAACTGGGTAGATATTATATCAAATAAAAATAAACAATCCTTTTTTATTTTGAGTACTTTTTATCTTAATTCTGTGCTATCTTTTGATAATATTGGCGTTGGAAATTTATAGGTAAATGATTTGGGTTTTCAGAACCTTTCGGCCTAATCTTTCGAGAATGTTTTTATATCCTTGTACCTGTGCTTCATCTTTATCTTTCTGTTCACCGGTTTTAAAATCCACAATGATATACCCTTCATCACTCTTTAAGATACGGTCAGGTCTTGAAATATGACTTTCTCCATTTTCAGAGATCATAATGTCTTTTTCATTGATAACTTCCCATTTTTCATCGAAGAACTCAGCGTAAGTTTTAACAATGCTCTCCAAAGTAGCCTGAATTTCACTCTTTTCCTCCAATGTAATCTGGCCTTCCAGTGCATATCCTTCCAATACCTTACTGATATCTTTCTCAGTATTGATCTTGGATAAAAGCTCGTGGACGAAAAGCCCAATTCTTACTTTCTCATTTCGAACCTGATAATTTTTGGATGGCGTAGCAATCTTTATGGAAGTACTATTCTCATTAACGTTCTTCAGATCCTGTATATTCTGGGTCTTAAAAGAAGAACTTTTAGTCTTGGAGTGTTTTTTCAGCATCTCCGGATGTACCTCGTACAGATCGAATACATCAGCATTCTCTGTGTTTTTTGTTTGAATAAATTCTAGTAATTCAAGATTGTTAGAGGTCTTATTTGCTTTCTGAAGATAGAAAAATAATTGTTCCACAGGTCTTGTCGTTGCTACATATTGCAAACATAATCTGTCGATCAAATTTTTGTAAGAGTTTTTCTTGTTAAAACTTTGGATCTGCTCATCATAAACCTCCAGGTTTTTACTGAATTGGTTAATATTAACCGATTTTAAAGCAGTACTCTCACTCGTTTCAAACCAATTGGTAAACTCATTGTCCCGGTTTTTGTTCATCATCGGAATAAAAACAATCGGGAACTCCAAACCTTTTGACTTGTGAATAGTCATGATCTGGATGGCATCAATATTTTCCGAAGCCTGTATAGTGTAGGAAGAAGCCTCCTCATCCCAGTATTTTAGAAATTCTTTAGTACTTGCCCCGGCATTTTGGGTAAAATTAAAAAGCATCTCCAGGAAGTTTAATAAGAAATCGGTTTCCTTATTCTCCACAGAAAATTCGTTGATATAATACTCTATAAAATTATAAAGATTAAATCTCGGAAAATTATCCTGCTTAAGCTGTAAAGAATATTTCTGCTGAAGAAACTGAAGAATTTCCTCATGTCCTTCAACATCCAGAATTTCTTTCATTTCAAGCGTAAAATCTGCCATATGAATTTTTCCCAGCGTATTCAGGTGGTACATCATCATGATCAGGCAGGTTTTATTTTTAGGGTTAATTTCCCATCTTAAAAATTCAATAACAGCCTTCAGGGTATTGGAAAGTTCCAGGGTAAGCCCCTTATCGGAAATTGTTTTAATATTCGTTTCCTCACCAAGGTAATTGACCTTTAAATTTCCCAATTTTTGAGAGTAACTGAAAATATCAAAGTTTCCTCGACAGAGAATCGTAATGTCAGAGAACTTAAAACCATTGTCCAGACACTCCTGAATATCTTTCCGCATACTCTCTGAAGTATCATCATAGAACTCATCATTCGTAAGATTCTCAATCAGATTAACCCTTACCCGTCCTTCGATATTTGATTTTGGATGTTGCTCCGCATCACTTCCAAAGATATTTTTATGCTCTTCTTCCAGTTCAGTAGAATGATACTGATACAGTTCATTATTAAACTGGACAATATTTCTTGCACTTCTCCAGTTATCCTTTAAAACAAGAAGATCAGCTTCCTTAGGAGAAAATTCTTTTTTGTTGATAATATCCAACATCAGCTTGCTTTCACCACCCCGGAATCTGTAGATACTCTGCTTAGGATCTCCAACCAATGTAAATGAAGTATTTTCTGTAGATACACTGTGATCCCTGAGTGGAACAAAATTCTGCCACTGAAGCTCAGAAGTGTCCTGAAATTCATCAAAGAAATAATGTTGGAACTGTGAACCTACCTTTTCGTAAATAAATGCTGAAGGCTCGTTTCTGAGGTTTTCATTGATCAGAATATTAAACTTTGAAAGCAAA containing:
- a CDS encoding UvrD-helicase domain-containing protein, which codes for MQNSYTVINASAGSGKTYALVQRLLMICLRYPNQQQSIRNILALTFTNKAANEMKERILSWLGNFSTSDYAGNADLKNIQKAFEEQGLKITIDELHLRSKRLLDYILHNYSTLNIGTIDRFNSRLVRSFSYELGLAKNFNLEIEAEPFLIEAVDKMLDQIGENETISNSFMDYVDYSLENNERINLNKNLYDSAKEFVKDIHYEHLKNNDSFDDANYENIKNTLRKDIVLNKKQAAELAASSIELFRSRNIEIEDFAQGKNGIGSFFTKVIDFYQQKRAGFPFPTTQEESVLNNYRKGASSKSKHKETEIFEILEQLIENRMQLILLYIETQKKEKVLSALLPLKVNKDIQDELKKIEEENDLVLLSKFNILINENLRNEPSAFIYEKVGSQFQHYFFDEFQDTSELQWQNFVPLRDHSVSTENTSFTLVGDPKQSIYRFRGGESKLMLDIINKKEFSPKEADLLVLKDNWRSARNIVQFNNELYQYHSTELEEEHKNIFGSDAEQHPKSNIEGRVRVNLIENLTNDEFYDDTSESMRKDIQECLDNGFKFSDITILCRGNFDIFSYSQKLGNLKVNYLGEETNIKTISDKGLTLELSNTLKAVIEFLRWEINPKNKTCLIMMMYHLNTLGKIHMADFTLEMKEILDVEGHEEILQFLQQKYSLQLKQDNFPRFNLYNFIEYYINEFSVENKETDFLLNFLEMLFNFTQNAGASTKEFLKYWDEEASSYTIQASENIDAIQIMTIHKSKGLEFPIVFIPMMNKNRDNEFTNWFETSESTALKSVNINQFSKNLEVYDEQIQSFNKKNSYKNLIDRLCLQYVATTRPVEQLFFYLQKANKTSNNLELLEFIQTKNTENADVFDLYEVHPEMLKKHSKTKSSSFKTQNIQDLKNVNENSTSIKIATPSKNYQVRNEKVRIGLFVHELLSKINTEKDISKVLEGYALEGQITLEEKSEIQATLESIVKTYAEFFDEKWEVINEKDIMISENGESHISRPDRILKSDEGYIIVDFKTGEQKDKDEAQVQGYKNILERLGRKVLKTQIIYL
- a CDS encoding ferritin, with translation MVSEKIAKLINEQIAHEQYAAQYYLSMSAWFSGKDLDGIANYFRVQSKEELMHADKMFDYLNDVGGEIIIGEIAKPPHEFENATDIFEKALAHEKTVTKSIFNIVKNANEEGDFATTSFMQWFINEQVEEEASASQYVTKIKMVCDNPSALYLFDQELAQRVFTPDPTA